In a genomic window of Longimicrobium sp.:
- a CDS encoding methyltransferase domain-containing protein: protein MSDTSGYGHTARGYVHALHRAGVELSVMDLSRHRHPPPDELVASLMGRPASPDVHLFHGIPTQWARLAFPLRNSVGMTVWETDAMPGQWRSALNHVQEVWLPCTHNVEVFGKGLERPVFRLPHPVFPPHANGDTPDPASFLDVEDDEFVFYAVFAWQERKGPRETLDAYLSAFSAADRTVLLLKTDAASAAAAHAEVEAARARHPSGARVALRAESWSEPGVEALHRRGDCYVSLHRGEGWGYPLFEAACRGTPVVATAWSGPLDYLDPHAHALVRCTLHPVRQPYQYYHPRMRWAQPDVAHAAELMRAVHADPAGARARSAAAAERICADFSLEAVGTAARDRLADVLRRADAPRWRRAAASAPQVETKPAHPSFEGAIPVEWYDEDYFETGRKSNWTSGYSWKHFGGLFGETAAMLGELLPDATSFLDAGCAKGLLVRALRERGRDAWGFDGSAWAIDHAEPAARPYLARASVDDARYDRRFDVLVAAELLQTLTEEQIDAFLPRAWRWTGTALVAVIPSFDDDAQQAAPLPRGNDPSHVTLRTRAWWHERFVAAGWKQDPLHRNVETLFRRHALARRMGWKLFVYAPGDGA, encoded by the coding sequence GTGTCCGATACCTCGGGCTACGGGCACACGGCCCGGGGCTACGTGCACGCGCTGCATCGCGCGGGGGTGGAGCTGAGCGTGATGGACCTGTCGCGCCACCGGCACCCGCCACCGGACGAGCTGGTTGCATCGCTGATGGGGCGCCCCGCCAGCCCGGACGTGCACCTCTTCCACGGCATCCCGACGCAGTGGGCGCGGCTGGCCTTTCCCCTCCGCAACAGCGTGGGGATGACGGTGTGGGAGACGGACGCCATGCCCGGCCAGTGGCGCAGCGCGCTCAACCACGTGCAGGAGGTATGGCTCCCCTGCACGCACAATGTGGAGGTGTTCGGCAAGGGGCTGGAGCGCCCTGTCTTTCGCCTTCCCCACCCCGTCTTTCCGCCGCACGCCAACGGGGATACGCCCGACCCGGCGTCCTTCCTGGATGTGGAGGACGACGAATTCGTCTTCTACGCCGTCTTCGCCTGGCAGGAGCGCAAGGGGCCGCGGGAGACGCTGGACGCCTACCTGTCCGCCTTTTCCGCGGCCGACCGCACGGTGCTGCTGCTCAAGACCGACGCCGCCTCGGCCGCCGCCGCGCACGCCGAGGTGGAGGCGGCGCGCGCAAGGCATCCGTCGGGCGCGCGGGTGGCGCTGCGGGCGGAAAGCTGGAGCGAGCCGGGCGTCGAGGCGCTGCACCGCCGCGGCGACTGCTACGTGAGCCTGCACCGCGGCGAGGGGTGGGGATACCCGCTCTTCGAGGCCGCCTGCCGAGGCACGCCGGTGGTGGCGACCGCCTGGTCGGGGCCGCTCGATTACCTGGACCCCCATGCGCACGCGCTGGTGCGCTGCACCCTGCACCCGGTGCGGCAGCCGTACCAGTACTACCATCCAAGGATGCGCTGGGCCCAGCCGGACGTGGCGCACGCCGCCGAGCTGATGCGCGCCGTCCACGCCGACCCCGCGGGCGCCCGGGCGCGCTCCGCCGCCGCCGCGGAGCGCATCTGCGCGGACTTCTCGCTCGAGGCCGTGGGCACCGCCGCGCGCGACCGCCTGGCCGACGTGCTGCGCCGCGCCGACGCACCCCGCTGGCGCCGAGCGGCCGCGAGCGCGCCGCAGGTGGAGACGAAGCCTGCGCATCCGTCGTTCGAGGGCGCCATCCCGGTCGAGTGGTACGACGAGGACTACTTCGAGACGGGGCGCAAGAGCAACTGGACGTCCGGCTACAGCTGGAAGCACTTCGGCGGCCTGTTCGGCGAGACGGCGGCCATGCTGGGGGAGCTGCTTCCGGACGCCACGTCGTTCCTGGACGCGGGGTGCGCCAAGGGGCTGCTGGTGCGGGCGCTGCGCGAGCGCGGGCGGGACGCGTGGGGCTTCGACGGGAGCGCCTGGGCAATCGATCACGCCGAGCCCGCCGCGCGCCCGTATCTCGCCCGCGCCTCGGTGGACGACGCCCGGTACGACCGCCGCTTCGACGTGCTGGTGGCCGCCGAGCTGCTGCAGACGCTCACCGAGGAGCAGATCGACGCCTTCCTCCCCCGCGCGTGGCGGTGGACGGGGACGGCGCTGGTGGCGGTCATCCCCAGCTTCGACGACGACGCGCAGCAGGCCGCGCCCCTGCCGCGCGGCAACGACCCCAGCCACGTCACCCTGCGCACGCGCGCGTGGTGGCACGAGCGCTTCGTGGCCGCCGGATGGAAGCAGGACCCCCTGCACCGGAACGTGGAGACCCTCTTCCGCCGCCACGCCCTCGCCCGGCGCATGGGGTGGAAGCTGTTCGTCTACGCGCCCGGGGACGGGGCATAA
- a CDS encoding glycosyltransferase family 9 protein, which produces MPPQALVTAAGGLGDVLRATPLVRVLGALGYEVDLLLAPDYAGTVALLDGAPGVRRLFHVPSRWSRDTASRADGLAETRYDVATFTYWSRQQLPPLVKADRTLSFDRRWVADGDAACVGRLARELGWTDAIPGPLAVHSGRRFDLAPGTVALHPGCKANWPWKKWHGFADLAALLPEVVVVGAEEDRRVDGTYFARPFAWPGHARDFTGALSLPDTAALLSQCAALVSNDSGLMHLGVALRIPVLGVFGITSPAREALSAPNMLPVTKGLPCEGACRRQPWGRRTCPRRLECLRTLTAEEVLAHLRGHLPELFADDAWSPWHRGAAAIPA; this is translated from the coding sequence ATGCCTCCGCAGGCCCTGGTCACCGCCGCCGGCGGGCTGGGCGACGTGCTGCGCGCCACGCCGCTGGTGCGCGTGCTGGGGGCGCTCGGCTACGAGGTGGACCTGCTGCTGGCCCCCGACTACGCCGGCACGGTGGCGCTGCTCGACGGCGCGCCCGGGGTGCGGCGCCTCTTCCACGTCCCCTCGCGGTGGTCGCGCGACACCGCATCGCGGGCGGACGGGCTGGCGGAGACGCGCTACGACGTGGCCACCTTCACCTACTGGAGCCGCCAGCAGCTCCCGCCGCTGGTGAAAGCGGACCGCACGCTCTCCTTCGACCGGCGCTGGGTGGCGGACGGAGACGCGGCGTGCGTGGGGCGCCTGGCCCGCGAGCTGGGGTGGACGGATGCGATTCCCGGCCCGCTCGCGGTGCACTCGGGGCGGCGCTTCGACCTGGCGCCGGGGACGGTGGCGCTGCACCCGGGGTGCAAGGCCAACTGGCCGTGGAAGAAGTGGCACGGCTTCGCCGACCTGGCGGCGCTCCTTCCCGAGGTCGTCGTCGTGGGTGCCGAGGAGGACCGGCGGGTGGATGGCACCTACTTCGCGCGCCCGTTCGCCTGGCCGGGGCACGCGCGCGACTTCACCGGCGCACTCTCCCTGCCCGACACGGCGGCGCTGCTGAGCCAGTGCGCGGCGCTGGTGTCCAACGATTCGGGGCTCATGCACCTGGGAGTGGCGCTGAGGATCCCCGTGCTGGGCGTGTTCGGCATTACCAGCCCGGCGCGCGAGGCTCTCTCCGCGCCCAACATGCTGCCGGTGACCAAGGGGCTGCCGTGCGAGGGCGCGTGCCGCCGCCAGCCCTGGGGCCGCCGCACCTGCCCCCGCCGCCTGGAGTGCCTGCGCACCCTCACCGCCGAAGAGGTGCTCGCCCACCTGCGCGGCCACCTACCCGAGCTCTTCGCGGACGACGCGTGGAGCCCGTGGCACCGAGGCGCGGCGGCCATCCCCGCCTGA
- a CDS encoding suppressor of fused domain protein, with translation MTDNTPTLEKLHAAVEEWIGVPDHVVELRHEGADEGLLRELDVAFLLPTDNPRDDDITTAMTVGLGLHTLPQLDPRVELVLEIKGKLSEEEQTRVAHDLGKMIIERLRKGLYLDPGTLVPAVIHPFASMPYLLLKHWTTTPTHLPFLEPNVLILRAIPLYESETKVVEEVGDLAANRLKGKGAVFEDYERPAAA, from the coding sequence ATGACCGACAACACCCCCACCCTCGAGAAACTGCACGCGGCGGTCGAAGAATGGATCGGCGTGCCCGACCACGTCGTCGAGCTCCGCCACGAAGGAGCCGACGAGGGGCTGCTGCGTGAGCTGGACGTGGCCTTCCTCCTCCCAACCGACAATCCTCGCGACGACGACATCACTACCGCGATGACCGTGGGTCTGGGCCTGCACACCTTGCCGCAACTTGACCCTCGCGTAGAACTGGTGCTCGAGATCAAGGGAAAGCTCAGCGAAGAAGAGCAGACCCGGGTTGCACACGATCTGGGGAAGATGATCATCGAACGGCTGCGAAAGGGGTTGTACCTGGATCCCGGAACGCTGGTCCCGGCGGTAATTCATCCGTTCGCGTCAATGCCCTATCTGCTGCTCAAGCACTGGACGACGACACCCACCCACCTCCCGTTCCTTGAACCCAACGTCCTGATTTTGCGGGCCATTCCCCTGTACGAAAGCGAAACGAAGGTCGTGGAGGAAGTTGGCGACCTTGCTGCGAATCGGTTGAAGGGCAAGGGGGCAGTATTCGAGGACTATGAGCGTCCGGCGGCTGCCTGA
- a CDS encoding DUF4157 domain-containing protein → MSEAQRVRRPHARVEGAHAPAAPARSPAAAVPGAASPAASGWAAAPGPPALLLGGVQRKPVIGQPGDAYEIEADAVADRVAGGLSAPGASVSLLGPSGPSGPPQMKAKEDLPVHQMMEVDEHPTAPPPNAVQAAPAAPPPDDDEGAIQLKEEDEDSAPVQLKEEDEDAPPVQLKEEDEEPASVQRLAPGGAAATPAMQSTAAAAISSPGTGSALPAPTRGTLETRMGVDLGGVRVHDGPGAQRAAAGLNARAFTHGRHIWLGRGESAGDVRLMAHEVTHVLQQDGAVRRKPADKPKKEPAAGAPASPPATGAAPAGAAPKSAPPSPPAAPASSAPAPAPAPAPASPAPAAPAPASAAAAPAASGAPAAAPAGAAPAAAGGAPGGAQAAGGGAGGGAGGGPEILMPEPPSGLSPEEQARLETVDQRAGAAVEVTTDLPPAEEEVGDARAAVEEPAEETQARAGDQLVAALGERPAPSPEIEELCERIYQVIRDKRPPDEDSLVEADPQEMAQQAGGEMNASVEADTQNVQGQYDQLQEEPEGAPAQEPVPLEGPPAGEAPPDLAAEAAAPDGVPPEAVSLDADVAATGQQMADAGMESEPAQLVESGPIAEARAAQGELTETAARDPQEVLAEQQATLAGAQADMAALQATALQALQGSRESTTSAGAAQQGEMVGSEEQMRTQAAAQAQRIFDDAQTRVSSLLDPLPATAMARWEAGVQVLSTEFDQHLARVKKWVDERHESTALAIVDYFTGLPDWVTEEYDDAEKAFGDGVCDLIREISRDVNGVIAACEAIVDDSRTQIAAVFESLPAELQGWAAEQQAQFGERLNGLQERAQQTRSDFTRDLTRRAGQAVQDVRAKIHELREAAKGLIGRIADAVNAFLEDPARFIIDGLLSVLGISPASFWAVVDKIGAAIDSIADDPMNFVNNLMSAVGQGFSQFFDNIGTHLLQGLMDWLFSGLGSVGVQIPADTSLKSIITFFLQLMGLTWPNIRQILARHIGEENVALIEKAWELVSSLIEMGPEGLFELIKEQLDPANLLQMVLDAAVEYLVQALIQAVTPRILLLFNPAGAILQAIEAIFRVLKWIFENASRIFTLVETVVNGVTDLIAGNIGGMANAVEGALARLIPPVIDFLAGYLGLGGLPEAIADVIKGFQTQVLSIVDRIIGFLATRARGLLASLGMAQGPEHGPEGAAEGEYDGQIGKVVTWQSDENHRLWVEMEGTTPVVMMASGGGGPVLTALDIYDGKAKELPEDDPNRIAVLGLIPRARQVVNETIPKAKEVSNKLREGDTPDDAAVKAADDAVEAAEESLRTVISEIQVKLNIDDGSDADFNKLNAALPDKRLFSRRKLESILGVSQKTAGRRVRDWQDEGKLFMLASAEVGDRGTQYSTDPVKAGQRATNDENSRSKYGFSNPAKTSPTGLAVLSKGFNALSPRPLQPTSAAYHMSSARYQSVVSPGTYPDFAFPAAILGHGPEGASEYWNREGHRHPKSENQLWNRDPANYHGPEHTAESSASGSRAPRYMVPTEEAGSHDSWL, encoded by the coding sequence GTGAGCGAGGCGCAGCGCGTCCGGCGTCCGCACGCGCGGGTGGAGGGGGCACACGCTCCCGCCGCGCCGGCGCGCTCGCCCGCCGCCGCGGTTCCTGGCGCCGCGTCCCCGGCCGCCTCCGGCTGGGCGGCGGCCCCGGGCCCGCCCGCGCTCCTGCTGGGCGGCGTGCAGCGCAAGCCGGTGATCGGCCAGCCGGGAGACGCGTACGAGATCGAGGCCGACGCCGTGGCGGACCGCGTGGCCGGCGGCCTCTCGGCGCCCGGCGCCAGCGTGTCTCTGCTCGGCCCGTCCGGTCCCTCCGGACCTCCGCAGATGAAGGCAAAGGAGGACCTGCCCGTCCACCAGATGATGGAGGTGGACGAGCATCCGACCGCGCCCCCGCCCAACGCCGTCCAGGCCGCCCCCGCCGCCCCCCCTCCGGATGACGACGAGGGCGCGATCCAGCTCAAGGAGGAAGACGAAGACTCCGCGCCGGTCCAGCTCAAGGAGGAGGACGAAGACGCCCCGCCCGTCCAGCTCAAGGAGGAGGACGAGGAGCCCGCCTCCGTGCAGCGGCTGGCGCCCGGGGGCGCGGCGGCCACGCCCGCCATGCAGAGCACCGCCGCCGCCGCCATCTCCTCCCCCGGCACGGGCTCCGCGCTCCCCGCCCCCACGCGCGGCACGCTGGAGACGCGCATGGGCGTGGACCTGGGCGGCGTGCGCGTGCACGACGGCCCCGGCGCCCAGCGCGCCGCCGCCGGTCTGAACGCGCGCGCCTTCACCCACGGCCGCCACATCTGGCTGGGCCGGGGCGAGAGCGCGGGCGACGTGCGGCTGATGGCCCACGAGGTCACGCACGTGCTGCAGCAGGACGGCGCCGTGCGCCGTAAGCCGGCGGACAAGCCGAAGAAGGAGCCCGCCGCCGGCGCGCCCGCATCACCCCCAGCAACCGGCGCCGCACCCGCAGGCGCCGCCCCCAAATCCGCGCCTCCCTCGCCCCCCGCGGCACCGGCATCGAGCGCACCCGCACCCGCACCCGCACCCGCGCCCGCCTCGCCCGCGCCTGCCGCACCTGCGCCCGCGTCCGCCGCTGCCGCTCCGGCTGCGTCAGGTGCCCCGGCGGCTGCTCCGGCGGGCGCCGCGCCCGCCGCGGCTGGCGGTGCACCCGGCGGAGCCCAGGCCGCGGGTGGTGGAGCCGGTGGAGGCGCGGGGGGCGGCCCGGAGATCCTGATGCCGGAGCCGCCATCCGGGCTCTCGCCCGAAGAGCAGGCGCGCCTGGAGACGGTGGACCAGCGGGCCGGCGCCGCGGTGGAGGTCACCACCGACCTGCCCCCCGCCGAAGAGGAGGTGGGCGACGCCCGCGCCGCCGTGGAGGAGCCCGCCGAGGAGACGCAGGCCCGCGCCGGGGACCAGCTGGTCGCCGCGCTGGGGGAGCGCCCCGCGCCCAGCCCGGAGATCGAGGAGCTCTGCGAGCGCATCTACCAGGTCATCCGCGACAAGCGGCCGCCCGACGAGGACTCGCTGGTCGAGGCCGACCCCCAGGAGATGGCGCAGCAGGCCGGCGGCGAGATGAACGCCTCCGTGGAGGCCGACACCCAGAACGTGCAGGGCCAGTACGACCAGCTCCAGGAGGAGCCCGAGGGCGCGCCCGCGCAGGAGCCCGTGCCGCTGGAGGGACCGCCCGCCGGCGAGGCGCCGCCCGACCTCGCCGCCGAAGCCGCGGCCCCCGACGGCGTGCCCCCCGAAGCGGTGTCGCTGGACGCCGACGTGGCCGCCACCGGGCAGCAGATGGCCGACGCGGGGATGGAGAGCGAGCCCGCGCAGCTGGTGGAGAGCGGCCCCATCGCCGAGGCGCGCGCGGCGCAGGGCGAGCTCACCGAGACGGCCGCCCGCGACCCGCAGGAGGTGCTGGCCGAGCAGCAGGCCACGCTCGCCGGCGCACAGGCCGACATGGCCGCGCTGCAGGCCACCGCGCTGCAGGCGCTGCAGGGGAGCCGCGAGAGCACCACCAGCGCCGGCGCCGCCCAGCAGGGCGAGATGGTGGGCTCCGAGGAGCAGATGCGCACGCAGGCCGCCGCCCAGGCGCAGCGCATCTTCGACGATGCGCAGACCCGGGTGAGCAGCCTGCTGGACCCGCTGCCGGCCACCGCCATGGCCCGCTGGGAAGCCGGGGTGCAGGTGCTCTCCACCGAGTTCGACCAGCACCTGGCGCGCGTGAAGAAGTGGGTCGACGAGCGCCACGAGAGCACCGCGCTGGCCATCGTCGACTACTTCACCGGCCTGCCGGACTGGGTCACCGAGGAGTACGACGACGCCGAGAAGGCATTCGGCGACGGCGTCTGCGACCTGATCCGCGAGATCTCCCGCGACGTCAACGGGGTCATCGCCGCGTGCGAGGCCATCGTGGACGACTCGCGCACGCAGATCGCCGCCGTCTTCGAGTCGCTCCCCGCCGAGCTGCAGGGGTGGGCCGCCGAGCAACAGGCGCAGTTCGGCGAGCGGCTCAACGGGCTGCAGGAGCGTGCGCAGCAGACCCGCTCCGACTTCACCCGCGACCTCACCCGGCGCGCAGGTCAGGCGGTGCAGGACGTCCGCGCCAAGATCCACGAGCTGCGCGAGGCGGCGAAGGGGCTCATCGGCCGCATCGCCGACGCCGTCAACGCGTTCCTCGAAGACCCGGCCCGCTTCATCATCGACGGGCTGCTCAGCGTGCTGGGCATCTCGCCCGCCTCGTTCTGGGCGGTTGTGGACAAGATCGGCGCCGCGATCGACTCGATCGCCGACGACCCGATGAACTTCGTCAACAACCTGATGAGCGCGGTCGGCCAGGGCTTCTCGCAGTTCTTCGACAACATCGGCACGCACCTGCTGCAGGGGCTGATGGACTGGCTCTTCTCAGGCCTGGGCTCGGTGGGGGTGCAGATCCCCGCCGACACCTCGCTCAAGAGCATCATCACCTTCTTCCTGCAGCTGATGGGGCTCACCTGGCCCAACATCAGGCAGATCCTGGCCCGCCACATCGGCGAGGAGAACGTCGCGCTCATCGAGAAGGCGTGGGAGCTGGTCTCCAGCCTGATCGAAATGGGACCCGAGGGGCTCTTCGAGCTGATCAAGGAGCAGCTGGACCCGGCCAACCTGCTGCAGATGGTGCTCGACGCGGCCGTGGAGTACCTGGTGCAGGCCCTCATCCAGGCGGTCACGCCGCGCATCCTGCTGCTCTTCAACCCGGCGGGGGCCATCCTGCAGGCCATCGAGGCCATCTTCCGGGTGCTCAAGTGGATCTTCGAGAACGCCTCGCGGATCTTCACCCTCGTGGAGACGGTGGTCAACGGCGTCACGGACCTCATCGCCGGCAACATCGGCGGAATGGCGAACGCGGTGGAGGGGGCGCTGGCGCGGCTGATCCCGCCGGTCATCGACTTCCTCGCCGGCTACCTGGGCCTCGGCGGCCTGCCGGAGGCCATCGCCGACGTCATCAAGGGCTTCCAGACGCAGGTGCTCTCCATCGTCGACCGCATCATCGGCTTCCTGGCCACCCGCGCGCGCGGGCTGCTAGCCAGCCTGGGAATGGCGCAAGGACCGGAGCATGGGCCGGAAGGAGCCGCGGAAGGCGAATACGATGGGCAGATCGGGAAGGTGGTCACCTGGCAGTCTGACGAGAATCACCGCCTCTGGGTGGAGATGGAGGGGACCACCCCCGTGGTGATGATGGCCAGCGGCGGGGGAGGCCCGGTGCTCACCGCGCTCGACATCTACGACGGAAAGGCCAAGGAGCTTCCGGAGGACGATCCGAACCGCATCGCCGTGCTCGGCCTGATCCCAAGGGCGCGGCAGGTGGTGAACGAGACAATCCCCAAGGCAAAGGAAGTATCGAACAAGCTGCGGGAGGGCGACACACCCGACGACGCGGCGGTAAAGGCGGCCGACGACGCGGTGGAAGCAGCGGAAGAAAGCCTTCGCACGGTGATCAGCGAAATCCAGGTCAAGCTGAACATCGACGACGGTAGTGACGCCGATTTCAACAAGCTGAATGCGGCGCTCCCGGACAAGCGACTCTTCTCTCGTCGAAAGCTCGAGTCCATACTGGGGGTGTCCCAGAAGACGGCTGGCCGCCGTGTGCGCGATTGGCAGGACGAGGGCAAGCTCTTCATGCTGGCCTCGGCAGAGGTAGGTGACCGCGGAACACAGTACAGCACGGATCCAGTCAAGGCTGGACAGCGCGCCACCAACGATGAGAACAGCCGGAGCAAGTACGGGTTCAGCAACCCGGCCAAGACCTCTCCGACAGGTCTGGCGGTGCTCAGCAAAGGGTTCAACGCGCTGTCGCCCCGCCCACTGCAGCCCACCTCGGCTGCTTACCACATGAGCAGTGCGCGCTACCAAAGCGTGGTGAGCCCGGGAACGTATCCTGACTTCGCGTTCCCCGCAGCCATTTTGGGACACGGTCCCGAAGGTGCGTCCGAGTACTGGAACCGCGAGGGGCATCGCCATCCGAAGTCCGAGAACCAGCTATGGAACCGGGACCCGGCGAACTACCATGGTCCCGAGCACACGGCCGAGTCGTCCGCCTCCGGCTCGCGAGCGCCGCGCTACATGGTGCCTACCGAAGAGGCGGGCAGCCACGATAGCTGGCTGTAA